The DNA segment CCTGGCTGCGGTGGCGTACCGTACGGCGTAGCGCAGATCAGGGCGCAGCTGGTTGGCTTTCATGAGCACTTCGTAGTCGTGAAGCACGTCCTTGATCTCGTAGTACTCCACGTCGCTGCCGAACACTATCTTCTCCCAGGCGTTGCTGCCGTCGGGGCTGCCGTAGCGGGTAGTGCTGTCCCACCACAGCAGCTCTCCCAGGAACTCCGGCCTCTTCTTCTTGAGGGTGGAGCCGGAGAGGTCGAAGAAGACGTTGGGGTTCCAGCGGGCGGTCATGGTGGCTTCTTCGTACCAGGGGTTGCCCAGGTGAGCGCCGATGATGGTCCAGTCGGGGAAGGTGCGGGCAATGGAGTCCAGATAGATAGGCCGCATGAGGCTGCAATCAATGCGAACGTCGTGCCCGCTTACATGGCGGGCCACGATGCCTAGGTGAAACAGCCCAGGCATCCCCAGTGCCTCCGCCTTCTCGTAGACGGGAAAGTAGGACTCGTCATTGTACTGCTTGCGCGGGGTCATGAACTTGAGCCCGGTGAAACCGCGGTCTTTCAGCTCCTGCACCTTCTCTGGGCCCTCGATGTCAGGGCGAACGTGCCCGAAGCCGCAGATGAGGTCCGGGTACCGATTGAAGGCGCGCTCGACAGCGTCGTTGCCGGCGAAGCCACCTCGGGGGCCCCACCCTTCCAGGGCCATGATGCAGACCTTTACCACGTTCAGGCGCTGGCAGATGGCAGCGAGTTTATCGGCGTACTCCGGGTCGGTGCCCAGGTGATGGTGCATGTCTATGACGGGTGTATCGGGCATTTCGCACTCCCTCCGCTGGCTGTGGGCGGATTCTAGCGCGGGAGGCCGACGGTGCCAACCGGGGTAGGCACGGTAGCCAGCCCCTACTGACCCTGCAGGCGGGGGTTGCTGACCTCGTCGAACCCCAGATGGATGAGGTATAGGGAGAGGAAGAGGAGGATGAGGGTTACCACTGGCGTGGCCCACCACCACCAGAGGTTCTGCAGGATGGCGCCGTAGGTCAGGGCCCAGTAGATGAGCATGCCCAGGGTCATCTCCCTCTGCGGGCCCAGCCCCAGGATGGAGAGCCCGGACTCGGCCAAGATAGCCGCGATGAAGGCGTTGACGAAATTGGCGCCTAGCCACTGGAGCATGTGCGGGGCCAGCTCCCGGAAGATGATCTCCAGGCTGGGCATGCCAGACAGGCGGGCCACCTCCACGAACGGGCGCTCCTTCAGGCTCAGTATCTGCGCCCGAACCTGGCGGGCCGGCGAGGGCCAGGCGAACGCTCCGATGATGAGAGCCATCGTCTGCACCCCTACGCCTCTCACTAGGGCCGCGATCAGGATCAGGAAGAGGAGCGAAGGCACGGACAGGAAGACATCAATGAGGACGCGCAGCACAGCGTCAATGGGCCCGCTGAAGTAACCGCTGGTGAAGCCGATTAGGGCTCCTACCAGGGTGCCGATGAGGGCGGCGATGAGGCCCACCTGAAGGGAATTGGGCACAGCCTGCGTCATCTGCACCGCGATACTGCGCCCCAGGGTGTCGGTCCCCAGGAAGGCCCTCGAGCTGGGCGGGAGGCGAGGGGGGAAGCGACCAGCCCCGCGCAACTGCGGATCCACGAACTCACCGCCTACCAGAGCCACAACCGCGATTAGGAGGAAGATCGTTAGGCCGGCCGCGAACTTGCGGTTTCGCAGCAGGGCGGAGACGTAACCCGTTGGGGGTCGAACGGCTACGGCTGCCATGTGCTAGCCCCTTCGTGCCTGCTCGTAGCGGATACGCGGGTCAACGATGGGGTAGAGTATGTCTATGATGAAATTGGCCACTGCCACCGAGAGTATGATCAGCAAGACTGCACCCTGGATGACGGGGAAATCGAGGCTGGTGATGGAGGTGTAGATCAGCCATCCTATGCCGGGAAAGGCGAAGATGACCTCGGTGATGAGGGCGCCTCCCACAATGTGCCCCAGCGAGATGGCTAGCCCGGTCGCCTGAGGAAGCAGAGCATTGCGAAAGGCATAGCGCCACAAGATGCGCTGGTTGGAGAGGCCCTTGGCCTCGGCCTGGAGGATGTAGTCCTCGCCTTTGAGAGAGGTTATGAGGCTGCGCATGCTCAGAAACCACCAGCCGAGCGAGACCAAGATGATGCTGAGAGCGGGCAGGGTGGCATGACGGGCCACGTCGAGGGCGAAGTCGAGACTGAGCCCGGGCCTGAGGCCCACGGAGTAGGCCCCGGACAGAGGGAAGATGGGCCACTGGAAGGCCAGCAGGAAGATGAGAATGATGGCTAAGATGTAGTACGGAATGGTGTAGAGCACCAGGGCCACCGGAACCAAAGCCTGCAGCGCCTTCGACTCCTCGCCTCTCCAGCCCACGGCGGCACCGATGATAGACCCGAGCACCCAGCTCACCACGGTGGTAACCGTGAGAAGGCCGATGGTCCAGGGGAGCGACGCTCGGAGCAGGTCGGCCACCTCAGAGGGGAAGCTGCTGATGGAGTAGCCCAAGTTCCCCCGCAGCAACTCCCGCACGAAACTGACGTACTGCTCCCACATGCTGCGGTCGAGCCCGAAGATCCGCTTGTACTCCTCGACTAGCTCTGGAGCGCCGGCGCTGCCTCCCATGGCGGCGAGCTTGAGGAAGACGGCACCCAGAGGATCACCCGGGACCATGCGGGGGACGAAGAAGACAACGGTGACCGAGATCACCACCGTGGCGACCAGGATGACGGAGCGCTGCACTATGTATTTGAGGTAGCCCACTATGTTGTCCTCTCGGGCGTGCCCCGGGACTGGGCACACCAAGTGGTCCCGCCCGCTCGGCAGAACACGCGGGCCGAAGCCGCTTCCTGGTGAGGCAAGACCGACCTCTTCGGTGCCCTCTATGCGGGCTCAGCCTGGGTGGCCGGGGAGCCCCACCGAGGGCCGCCACCCCGGCCGGGTGGCTCAGGGGAGGGAGGGGACCCAGCCCCTCCCTCCGGGCGCGACTGCCGGTGTTACTGGCTGGCCGGCCGGATGCCGCCTACCCATTCCCCGGTTTCGGGAGACGGATAGCCGGTGATCACCAGCTCGAACGTCGCCCACCAGCTCACGGGCATGTTCCAGGGGTTCTCGGCCGACGGCCAGCCTTCCCAGTAGGTGTAGTTGAAGGGCACCAGCGCCGGCGCCTGCACTATCGGGACTACCGGCAGCTCGTCGAGCCAGATCTCCATGGCTCGATGGAACTGGTCGGCGATCGTCTCGATGTCTTCGGGCGGCGTGGCGGCCATCTCGTCCACTATGGCATCGAACTCGGGGTTGCTGTAGCGGAACGAGTTGCGCTCATACCACGGTGCCGGCTCGCCCAGCGGGACGTAGAACTTGCTGTGGAAGAGCTCCAAGTTCTCGAAGATGTAGCCGGGGCAGAAAGAGTGCAGCTTGATGTCGTACTCGCCCCGCAGGATAGTGTCGGACATCACCCCGCCGGTCAGGGCCTGCACCTCCACTTCGATGCCCTGGGCCTGGAGCTGATCCGCCAGGACGGCGGAGACCTTCATCTCCTCGGTTGAGTCTCCCTGCACCAGGTAGCGAACCCTCAGCGGCTCCCCCTCGGCCGAGACCCACATGCCATCGGAGCCCTTGGTGTAGCCGATGGACTGAAGCAGCTCCTCGGCTCGGGCGGGGTCGTAGGTGGTGGTGGGGTACTGCGCCAGCAGGTCCTGGATGGCGTCGAAGTAGGGCTTCATCCCGTCGTAGTCGGGCCAGATGCCCCAGGCGGGGACGGTAGTGCCCTCGTAGGCTAGGTCAACGATGGCTTGCCGGTCGATCATGTACGACAGGGCCCAGCGGGCTTCCTTCTGGTTCCACGGCGAGACGGCATTCTGCACCATCAGCGGCCGCGGGCACGGATCCAGCCAGGCATAGGGTGGCCCATCGTACCAGGCCCTGACGTTGGGGTTGCGCCGCATCACTTCCAGGAGCGAGCCCACCGAGAGTATGCCGATGAAGGGGGTGTCAATCTCGTTCGCTGCCAGGGCGAGGGCCACGGTGGTCTCCGGGCCGACGTACTGGAAGTTGACGATGCGCGGGGCCGGCGTGACGCCGAACACCTTGGTGCCCCACCAGTCATCCCGCCGCTCGTAAGTCATGGAAGTGGTGGTGGCGTTGACTAGCCGGTAGGCACCGGTCCCGATCGGATCTGAGCTCTTGAACGTG comes from the Anaerolineae bacterium genome and includes:
- a CDS encoding amidohydrolase family protein, which produces MPDTPVIDMHHHLGTDPEYADKLAAICQRLNVVKVCIMALEGWGPRGGFAGNDAVERAFNRYPDLICGFGHVRPDIEGPEKVQELKDRGFTGLKFMTPRKQYNDESYFPVYEKAEALGMPGLFHLGIVARHVSGHDVRIDCSLMRPIYLDSIARTFPDWTIIGAHLGNPWYEEATMTARWNPNVFFDLSGSTLKKKRPEFLGELLWWDSTTRYGSPDGSNAWEKIVFGSDVEYYEIKDVLHDYEVLMKANQLRPDLRYAVRYATAARILGLED
- a CDS encoding ABC transporter substrate-binding protein, whose protein sequence is MLRDRKAIVSAALVVVIAIALVGCAATPGPVTVEKVEVTREVTVEVTTVVEKEVVVTATPEPAPPPADLGRLETLNVALSGRIADPTNLNIYAPGVSRSGTGIHQMIYEYFFYQNLQTGEYIPWLAESYEYNEDFTTLSVKLREGVTWSDGEPFTADDVVFTYDTLLANPGMTWAAEVAKWVESVEAVDDLNVVFHLLTPSPRFHLNREAFPAVGIWGGITILPRHIWEGQDPLTFKSSDPIGTGAYRLVNATTTSMTYERRDDWWGTKVFGVTPAPRIVNFQYVGPETTVALALAANEIDTPFIGILSVGSLLEVMRRNPNVRAWYDGPPYAWLDPCPRPLMVQNAVSPWNQKEARWALSYMIDRQAIVDLAYEGTTVPAWGIWPDYDGMKPYFDAIQDLLAQYPTTTYDPARAEELLQSIGYTKGSDGMWVSAEGEPLRVRYLVQGDSTEEMKVSAVLADQLQAQGIEVEVQALTGGVMSDTILRGEYDIKLHSFCPGYIFENLELFHSKFYVPLGEPAPWYERNSFRYSNPEFDAIVDEMAATPPEDIETIADQFHRAMEIWLDELPVVPIVQAPALVPFNYTYWEGWPSAENPWNMPVSWWATFELVITGYPSPETGEWVGGIRPASQ
- a CDS encoding ABC transporter permease, translated to MAAVAVRPPTGYVSALLRNRKFAAGLTIFLLIAVVALVGGEFVDPQLRGAGRFPPRLPPSSRAFLGTDTLGRSIAVQMTQAVPNSLQVGLIAALIGTLVGALIGFTSGYFSGPIDAVLRVLIDVFLSVPSLLFLILIAALVRGVGVQTMALIIGAFAWPSPARQVRAQILSLKERPFVEVARLSGMPSLEIIFRELAPHMLQWLGANFVNAFIAAILAESGLSILGLGPQREMTLGMLIYWALTYGAILQNLWWWWATPVVTLILLFLSLYLIHLGFDEVSNPRLQGQ
- a CDS encoding ABC transporter permease, with the protein product MGYLKYIVQRSVILVATVVISVTVVFFVPRMVPGDPLGAVFLKLAAMGGSAGAPELVEEYKRIFGLDRSMWEQYVSFVRELLRGNLGYSISSFPSEVADLLRASLPWTIGLLTVTTVVSWVLGSIIGAAVGWRGEESKALQALVPVALVLYTIPYYILAIILIFLLAFQWPIFPLSGAYSVGLRPGLSLDFALDVARHATLPALSIILVSLGWWFLSMRSLITSLKGEDYILQAEAKGLSNQRILWRYAFRNALLPQATGLAISLGHIVGGALITEVIFAFPGIGWLIYTSITSLDFPVIQGAVLLIILSVAVANFIIDILYPIVDPRIRYEQARRG